The genomic stretch CGCCTTGCCGCGCTTCACCCAGAAGACCTCCACGCCCTCCCCCGCGCGCCGGTACAGCAGCGCCACGGAAGAAGGGCGGGCCTCCACCGGACTGTGGGTCAGCAGGTCCAGGCCCAGGCCCAGACTGGGAAGACGCTCGCTCATGATTCCACCGCCTGGCCAAGTACCCGGCCCATCAACGCATGTGCCTTGTCCGCCTGGTCTGGCCGGACGTACAGCCGGACGAGCCGCACCGCGCCACTGTAGCGTTGGTACAGCGGCGTGTAGCGCGCCACCTCGGTCAGCCGGCCGGTGGAGGCGTCGATGATGTACAGGCTCGGCCCACGGCCAGACGGCCCGGAGGTGTACTTGCTGAGCACGTTCTGGGACTCGACGACGTAGTGGTCGAACTTGTGGGACACCAGCGCGCTGCGCAGCACGTCCAGGTCGTAGCCCGTGTCCCGCTCCGTGAACTGCGCCAGCAGCTTGTAGCCCTGCCGCCGGCTGATGCGCTGGGCCCACGGATTCTTGGAGCGGCGCAGCGTGTACCAGAGCGCCGAATCGTCACAGAGCAGGAACTCTTCCGGATCCGAAGGAATCTCGAACTCGCCGGGCGACTCCTCGTAGTAGCGCCGCAGCATGTAGTCGAAGTTCACCGAGGTGTGGTGCAGGTACACCGACACGAACATGTGGTAGCGGCTGAGGAGGAAGTCCTCGAAGGCGAAGGCCGCCGCCCGGCTGAGGGCGAGGTAGGCCCGCCCGTCCTTCATCGCGGGATTGAGGTTGCTGACAATCCAATCCATGTCGTACCGGCCATAGTTGACTCCTG from Myxococcus xanthus encodes the following:
- a CDS encoding HD domain-containing protein, producing MRIRDPIHGTIPVSDPEKAVIDSRHYQRLRYVRQLGFGDLAFPGATHTRHIHSLGAMHVASRVFGAVAARSSLPEDVRERFCAAVRLAVLCHDLGHMPLSHASERIAPKRSLLRLPSWLDGTAEGELATHEDYTAKILLDSSLTPIIEKHFGGMGITPMAAVALVSGAKPPKDPGFTHQGVDWTPLLRAIVSGELDADRMDYLLRDSFYTGVNYGRYDMDWIVSNLNPAMKDGRAYLALSRAAAFAFEDFLLSRYHMFVSVYLHHTSVNFDYMLRRYYEESPGEFEIPSDPEEFLLCDDSALWYTLRRSKNPWAQRISRRQGYKLLAQFTERDTGYDLDVLRSALVSHKFDHYVVESQNVLSKYTSGPSGRGPSLYIIDASTGRLTEVARYTPLYQRYSGAVRLVRLYVRPDQADKAHALMGRVLGQAVES